GCTCTAAATCAAAGATTGTTGATTGAACAAGTTCCTGAAAACAAATTTTCATCTCCAAGGTCAGTATAACCAGAAAATATCCTGGACGATGATATACCTCTTATCAGATGTTGAGCAGCCACAAGAAAACCCGAAATGAACGGAAGCTGGTTGTGAATTCAATAGATCAGTCATCCAGTAATAGCAGTCACAAAACATTCAAGGTCAGTAATACATTTAACAGGTCTTGGGGTCATATACAAGTATAGAAACAATCTGTATGCTATGTTACTTGGACTCCAAGGTAAATATAGACACTCGGTCTATGTTCGATATAAGTTTTTCAGACACCAGTGTCAAACATGGGTACcttagaaaaaaaaatgaattctCTGTAACTTAGAGCAAGTATGTGGTATGTGGTAGTCTAACATAGACTTACCAAATGTTCAACAGGGGTCATCTATGTCCATGCTCGTGATTCTAAAGGTGAGTCCTAAATATTAAGTAGAGAAAAGGCTGTGCCTGTTGTGGAACAGGCCACTGAGGCAGCTAGTACACGATCTGTTGAAGATAATAAATTTGGAAACTGAAAGATTAACCGAAGCTAAGGCCAACTCTGGCTTATCAACTTCGGCAGGAGAACACGGCAAAGAAGGAGGATAATCACAAAGCAAACGACATTGCCATGGATACATCGAAGCCGACAGAATCCGAAGTGAAACCAACTAAGCTTGAGGGAAACGATAGCAACGTAGTGTCAAAATGAGGCGATTTCACACAATTCCGGCATGTCTAGAAGCTATGCTCAACATTTACACCATAGAAAAAACTGAAACTTCCTCCATCCACGAATCAATGTAGCAAATTTTTAGTTACTGTAAATTTTGAACATAACAATTTTGACAACATTTTGGTACATAAAAAAAAGTAGAACTGCAAAAATTGTCAAAGTGAAATACTAACCCATTGACCTTGTAATGAAAGTTAAATATTCTAGTTTCATTGCTTCATCCAATTCATAGATAAACTATAATCCTTTTTTTAGATAGCTTTTACAGGGGTGAATCTAGAAAATTTTATAGTGAGgatcgaaattaaattataaattttaaaaatatcaatttcaGAGGGACTAaacataatttttttcattttgaaagaaccaaagtacaattttaacatatatgaacttaaaattttcattatttgaaAGGACTGAATCACATGATTTCCATTTTTGGGGTCCCTTTAAATCCACCCATGAGCTTATGCATTTTTGGCCCCCCTTAAATTTGTCCTTTAATTTCttcaaaatttatgaaattaaagttaatataatgataaaattacaatttgaccccttaaaattttatttttcattttcacccTTAATTTAGAGAAAGGGCTCCTAGCAAATACCATCATTTCATGTCTCAAAAGAGGGTTTAATCTTATAAAAATCATGATCAAAGTATTAGCTTCACAAGTTATTCTTGAAAAAGACTTGGCCTAGCTAGACAAAATATTACAAGACAATAATCATGTACTAAAATATGTATTAATGGTGTTTAAATCTGTCGAATGTGTCATGTTTTTAAATTATGTCCTAAATTATTGGCATTAACGAAGGTGTGAAAGTAAATATAGCATTCATATTAAATGATAAACACATCATTAAGAAACTAATTAATTAACATCAAATGAACTGGCTGCTTTGATTACAAGTTTTGTATATATCATCAAGCTTGTCCTTTTTTGGACAAGAAGTTCAAACCAAATGGCTTCAGACTGCACTTTTGTTCACATTACTATTTGTTTTTAAAGTCAATCcaaatatatgttttaatattccaccaatgatgcttgatgaaaattaataaacatttttATACCGtcatttgttgaagaaataaagGAATCTCTGGGACAAGAGGCCGAGGTTAGTAGACTAAGGTATAGAACTATACTTCTactatttgactttgattagaatagAGTTTTTCAACCCTTAAATAGATATAGTTAAAACTTCTCTTGTATTATTCGTTTGTCAATATTAGTGAATTTCTTCTCCTCtaccgtggttttttcccgaaaggattTTCACGTAtaatttatgtgttctttttttttctttttttattactTTGCGATTGTTCTACTGTCATTATCGATGTTTATTATAAcaattaaatagattaatttaatcacaatattattaaaaaaattaaatatagctAAATTGAAATAGAGCTAATACTTATAATAGTCTCtgaagttaatatttttaaagtttttatagttttgtaAATGAATTTTTGTTTAGAATTGAATTGCaactaaaattaataatttgtaatatattttatataataattgTTAACTCTATTACAATTTAGACttgtttgattctttttaataatatagGAACTAAATTTATCCAATCCTTATAATATCTGATCTCTTAAGTATTTTGACCCTTTTTATCATATGATAGTATTAATCTATATTTGATATGAACTTTATCTCTAAACTTTTTTCATCCATATTAGTCTTGGAACTTGACAACTTTTTTAAATTTGGTCCCAAAACTTGAATTTTGCCACATTATCATCTAgaatgtttttttttatataaaaaatataaactttttaatattttttttgtatGTTCTTAGATTTTATAGAAGTTCCTTCAAAATTTCAGTACGAAATCCAAGACCAACTTGAGAAAAATTGTCAAGTTTCCAGATTAAAGTGGACCGAAAAAAAAttcaaggaccaaattgaaaaagaTTATCAAATTCAGAGATTAAATATTACTTTGACCCTTgatataaaaaaatgaagaaacgTCCCGTGGACATCCAGGTGATGTAAGAAGTGAAAGGCATTAAAAaccgaaaaaaaaaattaatcacacatttttaatgaaatttaagAGGAAGAAGCAACACAAGTTATGGTTTTTTTGGATTTTTGGAAGCATATATAAGAGTGTAATGACAATACCTTTGATGAAACTCATCGCTCTCCCTTTGTGGAAACCAAAGTCATCATCTCCTTCAACTCTCATTTTATTTTGCAAGAAAACCATTGTTGATCCACTTGTTACTTGAAGCTTAAGGTACACCAAAACAAACCCAATATTCCTTTTATCTCATGCgtcaattttctttttattttcttcaacctggaaaattcattcatttcaataCAATCTTTCAGTGCTGTTTTTGAAAATTCTTGGAGCAATACACTATTAAAACATGATTCAATGCAACCCAAAGTCATCTTTTTAATCTTTAAGCTGAAGTTTGTCAGCTTAAACTAGACCAGGAGTGCACATACTATAGCATATAGACCTAGCAATTCGTATATTTGTGTCATGTTTTTAGATTTCAAGTTATTCAGTCCATATCATGTTCATGTTATTCTTTTGTGTCCCAAGGTATTTTGAGACACTCGTCCATGCCTACACTAGACTAGGAGTGTGAATAGACTATAGCATGTAAACCTAGCGTGTATTTGTGTCGTGTTTTTTGATTTCAAGACAGTCATCCATATCATGTTCATGTTATTCTTTTGTGTCTCAAGGTATTTTGAGTCACTCATTCATATCATGTTTATGCAAAAGTTTGGCAGCCTCAACCAGACTAAGAATGTATAGATTATAACATGTAAACCTAGAACTTGTATATTTGTGTCTGTTTTTCGATTTCAAGACACTCATCCATAACATATTCTTCTTTTGTGTCCTGAAGTATTATAGCATGTGAACACTATCTTGATCCAAGTTTTCACAGTTTCAGGCTTTGACaaatggaagaagatgatatatatACAAAAGATGGGACAGTGGATTACAAAGGAAATCCAGCTAATAAGAAGACAACTGGAACCTGGAGAGCTTGTCCCTATATCATAGGTAATCAAAACGGAAGCCATTAAACGAACTTGAAATTAATAGTTAAAAGATACGAGATTTTGATGTTTCACATTGGCCTTTTATCAAACAGGTAATGAGGGTTGTGAAAGATTGGCATACTATGGGATGAGCACCAATTTAGTGCTTTATTTCAAGCATCAATTAAACCAGCATAGTGCAACCGCTTCCAAAAATAACCAGAACTGGAGTGGAACATGTTACATTACACCATTGATTGGTGCATTTCTAGCTGATTCTTATCTAGGAAGATATTGGACAATTGCTTGTTTCTCAATCATCTATATCATTGTAAGTATACTTCGATTCCAAGTAATACATACGAAATCTATAGTCTATTAAAAGTATCATGGAGTCCCTTATATTAGAAGGTGGATTGCATTTTATCTCTTTTACTCAAAAAATGTATAAATTAGTCTTTATACGTACGTTGGATCAAAAAGTAATATAGTTCTCTTTATTTCTACTGTCAAAAACTAACATGATTGACAAAATAACTAGAAAGTTACACGTGTACCTCATTATGACGTATAAAAAccagtttttaacagtaaaaatagatAGAAATTTTAATAGAAGGACgaatttactctttgatttaatatataatgattaatttacctattttctGAATAAATGAGGTAAAATATCATCCGACTCCTAATATAAGAGCCTCCATAATTCTTTTTACCTTTATAGTCCCTCACTGAGATAATATTGATATAGGGAATGACACTTTTGGCAATGTCTGCATCGATCGATGGCATGAAGCCATTTTGTTATTCGAAAGATAATTGCAACCCGACCGATACGCAAAGCGCCATGACTTTTCTAGCGCTGTACCTAATAGCGCTAGGAACAGGTGGGATTAAACCATGTGTTTCGTCATACGGAGCCGATCAGTTCGACGACACGGACGAAAGGGAGAAGATACACAAGAGTTCATTTTTCAATTGGTTCTATTTCTCAATAAACATTGGTGCACTCATTGCAGCATCTGTGTTGGTATGGGTTCAAACCAATGTGAGTTGGGGATGGGGTTTCGGCATCCCGGCTATAGCCATGGCTATAGCTGTCGGGTTTTTCTTTACGGGCACTCGTTTATATCGGAACCAAATACCCGGTGGCAGCCCTCTCACACGTCTATGTCAGGTTTTGGTAGCATCCATTAGGAAATATAATGTTGCAGTGCCTGCTGATATGTCTCTTTTGTATGAAAAAGCAGATGCAGAATCTAATATCAAAGGAAGCCGCAAGATTGACCATACCAATGATCTTAGGTCAGCTTTTTAAGCTTTTAAATCATCATTCATTACATTGTGAATTTGCAACTAACATTATTCAGATTGCATTTTTACTCTTTCAACTAAGAAAATAGGTTAATTAGTCCCTATACTAAGAAAATAGGTTAATTAGTCCTTATACGTTATATTAAAAAGTAAACTtgtcatttctattaaaaattttatttatttgtactgTTAAAACTAGTGTGTCTAATGGAATAATCAGATAGTGCCACGTGTACCTCATGCTAATATACAATGactagtttttaatagtagaaacgGATAGAATTTTTAACTCAAtgatcaatttgctctttgatataACTTAGAAAgactaatttgatcattttttagTAGGGAGggtaaaatgcaatctgactcctaATACAAGAGCCACTATGATACTTTTTGAAGTTTAGTGATCGATTTAAATTCTAGACAATAGTTTGAGTACATTTCATGAATTAACTCGAAAATAATTGATATTCTAATTGGGGTAATATTATTTTTGATCTCTCAACTTGGCAACTAGGTTCACTTTAGTACATGTAccttttttttgttcacttttgCACTTGAATTTGGCAACTAATTCTATTTTGGTCCTTGAACttgaaaactaaaaatttaacAACATAACACTTTGATATTATACCACATCATCAGAGTGTCACATTTAGTGTTTTAATAACTGATGGTTGAATCGGTTATTCTAACGATTCCTGATTCAACCAGTTCAGTTTGTTCGACTATAGAatcaacaataattaaataattaattaaaattcatttaattaatttaacttgtttaattgtTTATTCTTTTCGATTTTCGATTTTTATCAATTTCAAGCCGTTTTTGAGTTAACCGATTGAAGTCCTTTGTTTGGACCTTTATATCAATAAGTTCTCAATTTGTCCAATCTGGtcatatttcaataaaatgttGGCCATATCATCAAATGTTGACAAAATCTAAGTTCACAGACGAAAATGAATCTAGTTGACAAGTTCAAAAAAAAGTGGACCCTAAAAAAATATTGGCTCCAAAATGGACCTAATTGCTAAAGAGCCAAAAACTTATATTATCCCATTCTAATTATACAAGTCTGGCTGTACCGTGGCTGATGATGGACTGATGGTAATGGAAGGCAGCAAGGGAGGCTTCTGCGCCAAAATTTTGGGAACTTTTTTCTAAGACCCaaacaatttttgaaaattataattAAGTTCACaaacattttgaaatttttaattagaCTCTCACTATGGCTGCAATTTTTCAGTTTCTTCGACAAAGCAGCAGTGGAAACTCAAACAGACCAATTAAAAGGCATTAATCCGTGGCGACTTTGCACCGTCACACAAGTCGAAGAACTCAAAGCTATAATCCGATTACTCCCCATATGGGCTTCCGGCATCATCTTTGCCGCCGTATACAGCCAAATGAGCAGTTTATTCACCTTACAAGGCGAAAGAATGGACACTCGCGTAGCCCACTCCAACTTCCATATCCCACCAGCCTCACTTTCAATCTTCGACACCCTCAGTGTCATTTTCTGGGTACCATTCTACGACCGAATCATCGTCCCGACGACCCGAAAATTCACCGGCCGGAAAAACGGATTAACCCAACTTCAACGAATTGGAATTGGACTCTTCATATCAATCTTCGCCATGGTAGCCGCAGCTATCTTAGAACAAGAACGgcttaaaatagtgaaaaaacaTAACTATTACGACTTAAAAGAGATGCCATTGACAATTTTCTGGCAAGTCCCGCAGTATTTCCTCATTGGGTGTGCTGAGGTTTTTACCTTTATTGGACAATTGGAGTTCTTTTATGAACAAGCACCGGATGCCATGAGGAGTTTTTGTTCGGCGTTGTCGTTAACCACCGTGGCTGCAGGTAGTTATTTGAGTTCATTGTTGGTTACAATTGTTACTAGTATTACGGCTAAAGATGGGAAACTGGGGTGGATACCGGATAATTTGAATCATGGCCATATTGATTACTTTTTTTGGTTGTTGGCTGGTTTAAGTGTGGCGAACTTTGGGGTTTTCATCGGGATAGCGAAATGGTATACGTATAAGACGGCGGTGGGGACTGTGCCGTTGAATCAGAAAGAAGCGAAATGAAGAAGACGAAGTTGTAACATTAGTGTTCGGAGTGTTTTATAAGATTATATATGGTGCTGTCTGTTTTTATCATGTTTTTCGTTGTTTCTATTTACGTATCCTTAGCATCTTTTTTGTATTGTGTCTctctatttttagaattttaactTTTTAGTCCTTCGTTTGCATTAAgactaaaatttttgaaattaaaaaaaaaatagtcacAAAGAGTGATTCAATTAGTGAACATAGATTAAATCTAGAACTTTATGCATAATACATgactaataatataatttaaccaAACAACTATCATTTTGTcaagattaaaatttaaaaatttaaaaattacagGGACTAAAagtgatcaaattaaagtacaaaCACTAAATTCATGATTTGTACAAAGTACAATGTCTAATATTCAAATTTTGACCAATGTAAAATCTCATATTCagactttttataattttaaatataaccctcaacatttacatttttattaatttaaccattATTAACTTTTCAAAAGagttaaatccatcttttaataGAAATGCtaactaaaacattaatttttaacgGCTTACTTCATGTTGATATAATATTATTTGTCTTATATGTTAtgtcaataaattatttaataaattgtaaaatatccaaaattaaaatatatatatataattcataaaaattcaaatacaaattaTTATGAAATACATGTGAATTGTCATACGGACTATTATgcttaaaaatttaacattttaattagtatttacgaTATAAAATAGCAATTCGACTATTTTAGAATGTTGATAGTCAAATCTAACTCTAAAAATAattaaggatcaaattgataaaaatataaatattataaactaaatttattattatgcctttagacttttaaaatttagttatatTTGTTTGCTATAATCAATATCGCAGATCAATTGATCAaactaattgaataaaaataaaaattaaattacataatccatgaatcatttatttctaatTGAACTGacaaaaattgatggtttgattgGTTAGACCGAAACCAAAAAAAACTCGGTCATAATGGATCAACCATAGGCCCGATCCTACCCATTTGTTATATCCATTGGCGGGAACCAACGAACTCAGTCCCTCTTTGGTTTAATGCTTTCCCAAGTCCCTCTACTAttcaagtttttaaaatttaatttctctaTTCTTATTTCAAGAGATTTATTTTTTGTAACtatttgatttaaaaataaataatcagctgatttaaaaagaaaagaagaagaagaagaaaaatctaATCAAATTTTGCCAAATTCTCCATAAAAGAAGACACATTGgttcaacaaaaattacaaaattcttCCTTCAATTTTGTTTCACTCAACAGCCTAATCCAACACTAAAAAACACATAATATTTGTTGAATTTGtacccaaatatatatatatatatatatatatatatatccctatTGCTTAATGGCCCCTTTATTTACATACTGCGTTTTTTAGCTTCAGTATAAAGAATAACCCCTGCCACTGTGAGTGAGTATCCAAGCATCCCGGTAATTGATACTGGATTTTTGAATATCAAGATCGATATAACCACGGCCACCGCGCCTTTCGCGTTTCCCAACACCTACAACGACGACAACAACTTGAATGCTTGAAAAAAAACaaattattatatacatattagGCATTTACTCGTATTCGATAATGCATATATTTGTAAGGTAAAAGTACCATAGAAGCTCTCGTACTAGGAGTCGAATTGCATTCTGACtcctctactcaaaaaatgagAAAATCAATCCCTAtgtattagatcaaagagcaaattgatcaTTCTGTTAACGGTTTCATCATTTTCTACTATTAAAATTGGTCCATATATGTTAGCATGAAGTACATGTGACATACCACGTGTTAAGGGATATATTTGCTCTTTAATCGAatatatagggactaatttgtttattattttgttaaaatgtAATCTGAATTTTAATATAAAAGCCTCTATGATAATTTTACCATATTCACTAGTGATTGTTTTTTTACCTGGAGAGTCAAGGGACTGGTATGCTTGGTGACCAAGAAATTGGCTAAGTTGACAAAATAAGCAAGTGCTGAATTGAAGAGGAGATATATTAAGAACTTCCAATCATCTCTTGCAAGTGCAATGGTGATGCCAACTACACCTTTTTCCATGTAAAGAGCTGCTGGGAAAAGGGCCAGGACAGCTATAGGTGCCATGTACATTAATAGGTTCATGGAGTTGAGCTTTTCCCTAATCAATTTAAACCCCAAAATTAGATTTCATAAAGACAAAAAAGCATTTCCGAGAGCAAAAAACCCTTTGTTTAGCATTGGTTTTACCATCAAAAAGTGTTTTAGACAGTCAAAAGCAACGGTAAACACACTCTAACTCCAAAAATGTCAGGTCCCTTACCCTTCGGAAGACAGCAAAAGGCCTTGAAGCACTGATTTAAGAGCTCTTGCTGCTGTGGCACCAATACACATCATAAATCCAAACAGATGAAACAATGGTTCTCCCTTCATCCATGCATAAGAACCAAATCAATAACCAGTGGCAATGATTATCATCAAGTATAATGCAAAAACCAACCATTTAGATCAATAAAATTCAATCTATTTTCAAAGTGTTGTTCTTCGAGAGTTAACAGACCCTTAACAGCGAGGTGAAGATAAAAATTTTGGGAcagaattaaataatatatttttatgagaataaaaatataattttgtcattttaataatctatatatttataatttgtagaggactaaattaaatttttatcattttaatagcctAGATTCACCCCTGCTTAAAAAGTTCAATTTCAAGATTAGTGTCTATATTAAGTTTTGTCTCCGAATCTTCTTTGAGCCCTCTACTTTATAAATACGTCAAATTTCTTAAATTCACGCAAACATCATAAATTCAATATCTATCATATTAAAAAAGATGAATCAACTCTCAAAATCACGataaaaagcttaaaattttctcAACACAAATTAAAGGCGAATTCTAGGGGTAAGCAAGGACTAATCCTAAAaaagtgattaaattaaaattataattataataaaattacaatttaattctttaaaaggGGAAGAAATTATGTTTAACCTCTTAAAAGTTAATGAAATAGTAACACAAATATTGAGATTTGAAATTTTAAGGCTTACCCCACTGGCAATAATAACACCAGCGACAACAGGCACGAGTGTAACATACGTAATCCAACCTTCCCTTTTAGAAGTCATAACCACCGCAAAAACCGCCGTGAAAAACGGCGTAGTAGCACCAACAGCTTGATTAAACGACACAGGAAGGTACCTAAGCGAAATATTCCCGCCGACGACCGACAAACAAAAGATGAACCCCAAAGCTGATATCTTCATCATCTGCAACCGTGACTTCACCCTTTGCATCGGAGCTATTTTCAGCCATTCAATAGCAATATAACTCAGCAACGAACAAGCCATCATATGGCACAAGGTGAGGAAAATTGGGTACTTGAACCCATAATTACTTAACAAGAACTTGTTCAATAACAAAACCCCAATGTTCGAGGCGTACCATGATGCTATTAAACCGATCGTAAATAAACTTCtcattggattttttttttttaaaaacaatctTTTTTTCTGGGTTTTTTATAAGGAAGAAATTGAATTGCTGGGTTGAACCCAAAGAATTTTCTTTTTTATCAGATTATAGAGAATTTAGCATTGGGATTTGGGTGTTAATGGAAGAAGAATTaaagttttgattttttcttGAAAGGGGGGGGGGGAATTAGAGAAACCTGAGGTGATGGTTTTTTAATCTCAGGTTTTTGAGGAGGTTAAATCGGAGAAGAGTTCTTGTTCTTCTTAAATTTTTGTTGTGTTGTAttactttatattttatttgagtGAGGGAAAAATAGTAATGTAACCCTTCAATTAGCCGTTTTTTCAGTTTTATCCTACGAAAATAAATAGATTTTCTTGCGTTTTCCCACAAACCAAACACATCTTTTGTTTTCCATGAGTATGTGGATTGATGTAAAATTTGAAGGCTGAGAATTGTAAGAATTAGTATTTGAGCTTCCTCTCCACTAATTTGTTCCTCCCacattttttagaaaaaaaattacaaatacaaattattaataaaaattaaaacaacagattaaaattaaaatatcacccaacttaaattaaaataattttatataaactttatatatatatatatatgtaatagaatttaaataagaataaattttaaattaagaatTTATACACAATTTATCGAAAATAGAGTCTGATCTGAATATCTCAAGATTTTCAAACCTATTAATAAATATTGGTTGTAATAATAATACACATtgtattttcaaaaaattaaatttaaatcttaAAGACAAATAAGTAATAATAAACCACGAAAGCATTAATTTCCATAAACCGAAAAATGATTTCTCCGAtaaatttttcttatatttttaagtGAAAATCGATATCTAAACTATaaattttgtttcattttattttaaaacaggCTTAATTAACAATTTGGCTCTTAAAGTATTCATTTTCTCACTTTGATACCTTAATTTTTTTGTCCCAATTTAGTACTTAAACTATGTATCCGTTATATTTTTTACGTGAAAAACAaacatttcttttattaaatatatatacacattaaaaaataaaaattgaaataaataaaaatttataatctaGAAAtcacatataaattataaaaaattacaaaaataagataattgaaaagaaatcagttaaaaataataatattattacaataaattgtaaaatttattaaaatttgtaaaaatattaaaaggtttaaaatatttttataaaattataaaatatataattctagAATTCTAAAATGGTATTTAAATTCCATTTTTTGCAAttacttgaaattttaattttttaatttttataacaaTTTTCAATTTGTaacattattttgatttttacaGTTTATAAATATAActccccaattttcgggaattctgtgaatgttggcaaaatttcatgctttgattttgtcatttgtgagtgaaattatgaaataggacctatgtgaaaatgtttgaaaatgctataggctaatttgtagtagccaaataaatagtagtgcaaaataggaggatttgcatgtcaaacctcccattttacaagaagtggccggccatcatgttgttgaagacaatatgtgcacttgatatccataatttatggtacaaattgataaaaattgataatgggttaggtaaatgttccatgatgggcatgataagcattatgggcattttttttattgacattatggcataggtatgtcacaaataatataggttattttgtgtcataaaatgttgggtaataaaataacaaaaggatgaaaagaacaaagttttgtccatctttgttcatcatagccgaaagttagagaagagaaaggagaggagaaagctcttgagtattcggtcactaggaggaggaaaattgaaggtaagttcttggtaccttgcttctattttgaggttcatgagttcttcttgattctaccttaactcttgaagcatattttggtttttagttgtgttgtgagcatttagtcatgaattaaaatgaaggaaatggttgttgtttcatgttcttttgatgaaaaatggaagataggtgaagttgagccaaacaaatgagcatgcatgtgccttagatgctaaagggaaaaattggctaacatgttgtgctttaaaatgatgaaatggagattatacttaagtaaaaccatagatatgtgatgattgattggtgatatacatgtttaaataacatgcatacaaggtatgtgtgaaagagtgatttggtaataaatctgcttgggacaacagcagtaacgtgactttggaaaatcaccataaattgtgggagatgaattagaagctgaataaattatgtaattaaagcttattgagtctagtttcaaatgaaataaacaagaacatattttgaattct
Above is a genomic segment from Gossypium arboreum isolate Shixiya-1 chromosome 8, ASM2569848v2, whole genome shotgun sequence containing:
- the LOC108468506 gene encoding probable sugar phosphate/phosphate translocator At3g11320, with the protein product MRSLFTIGLIASWYASNIGVLLLNKFLLSNYGFKYPIFLTLCHMMACSLLSYIAIEWLKIAPMQRVKSRLQMMKISALGFIFCLSVVGGNISLRYLPVSFNQAVGATTPFFTAVFAVVMTSKREGWITYVTLVPVVAGVIIASGGEPLFHLFGFMMCIGATAARALKSVLQGLLLSSEGEKLNSMNLLMYMAPIAVLALFPAALYMEKGVVGITIALARDDWKFLIYLLFNSALAYFVNLANFLVTKHTSPLTLQVLGNAKGAVAVVISILIFKNPVSITGMLGYSLTVAGVILYTEAKKRSM
- the LOC108468417 gene encoding protein NRT1/ PTR FAMILY 8.1-like encodes the protein MEEDDIYTKDGTVDYKGNPANKKTTGTWRACPYIIGNEGCERLAYYGMSTNLVLYFKHQLNQHSATASKNNQNWSGTCYITPLIGAFLADSYLGRYWTIACFSIIYIIGMTLLAMSASIDGMKPFCYSKDNCNPTDTQSAMTFLALYLIALGTGGIKPCVSSYGADQFDDTDEREKIHKSSFFNWFYFSINIGALIAASVLVWVQTNVSWGWGFGIPAIAMAIAVGFFFTGTRLYRNQIPGGSPLTRLCQVLVASIRKYNVAVPADMSLLYEKADAESNIKGSRKIDHTNDLSFFDKAAVETQTDQLKGINPWRLCTVTQVEELKAIIRLLPIWASGIIFAAVYSQMSSLFTLQGERMDTRVAHSNFHIPPASLSIFDTLSVIFWVPFYDRIIVPTTRKFTGRKNGLTQLQRIGIGLFISIFAMVAAAILEQERLKIVKKHNYYDLKEMPLTIFWQVPQYFLIGCAEVFTFIGQLEFFYEQAPDAMRSFCSALSLTTVAAGSYLSSLLVTIVTSITAKDGKLGWIPDNLNHGHIDYFFWLLAGLSVANFGVFIGIAKWYTYKTAVGTVPLNQKEAK